The Pseudomonas allokribbensis genome has a window encoding:
- the codA gene encoding cytosine deaminase — protein sequence MHIINARLRNQEGLHELHLEDGLIRSIARQTEAPTLGPDDLDAGGNLVVPPFVEPHIHLDATLTAGEPRWNMSGTLFEGIECWGERKVTITQEDTKARAKKTIQSLAAHGIQHVRTHVDVTDPQLTALKAMLEVREESRHLIDLQIVAFPQEGIESFRNGRELMEEAIRMGADVVGGIPHFEYTRDQGVSSVKFLMDLAERTGCLVDVHCDETDDPHSRFLEVLAEEARSRDMGALVTASHTTAMGSYDNAYCAKLFRLLGHSGISFVSCPTESIHLQGRFDTFPKRRGVTRVNELLEAGMNVCFGQDSIVDPWYPLGNGNILRVLEAGLHICHMLGYRNLQSALDLVTDNSAKAMHLGERYGLEQGRPANLLILSADSDYEVIRSQGLPLYSIRGGKVLMKRQMPVVEFVEG from the coding sequence ATGCACATCATCAACGCCCGACTGCGCAACCAGGAAGGTCTGCACGAATTGCACCTGGAAGATGGCCTGATCCGCAGCATCGCGCGCCAGACCGAAGCGCCGACCCTGGGCCCCGACGACCTCGACGCCGGCGGCAATCTGGTGGTGCCGCCCTTCGTCGAGCCGCACATTCACCTCGACGCCACCCTGACCGCCGGCGAGCCACGCTGGAACATGAGCGGCACGCTGTTCGAAGGCATCGAATGCTGGGGTGAACGCAAGGTCACCATCACCCAGGAAGACACCAAGGCCCGCGCCAAGAAAACCATTCAGTCCCTGGCCGCCCATGGCATCCAGCACGTGCGCACCCACGTCGACGTCACCGACCCGCAACTCACCGCGCTCAAAGCGATGCTCGAAGTGCGCGAAGAAAGCCGTCACCTGATCGACCTGCAAATCGTCGCGTTCCCTCAGGAAGGCATCGAGTCGTTTCGCAATGGCCGCGAACTGATGGAAGAAGCGATCCGCATGGGCGCAGACGTGGTCGGCGGGATTCCGCATTTCGAATACACCCGCGATCAGGGCGTCAGCTCGGTGAAGTTTCTGATGGACCTGGCCGAGCGCACCGGTTGCCTGGTGGACGTGCACTGCGACGAAACCGACGACCCGCATTCGCGCTTCCTCGAAGTGCTGGCCGAAGAGGCCCGCAGCCGTGACATGGGCGCGCTCGTGACGGCCAGCCACACCACGGCGATGGGTTCCTACGACAACGCCTACTGCGCCAAACTGTTCCGCCTGCTCGGGCACTCGGGGATCAGTTTTGTCTCCTGCCCGACCGAAAGCATTCACTTGCAAGGCCGCTTCGACACCTTCCCGAAACGCCGTGGCGTGACCCGCGTCAACGAGCTGCTTGAAGCAGGCATGAACGTCTGCTTCGGTCAGGATTCGATCGTCGACCCATGGTATCCACTGGGCAACGGCAACATCCTGCGCGTACTCGAAGCCGGGCTGCACATCTGCCACATGCTCGGTTACCGCAACCTGCAAAGCGCACTGGACCTGGTCACCGACAACAGCGCCAAGGCCATGCACCTTGGTGAACGCTACGGCCTTGAACAGGGCCGCCCGGCGAACCTGCTGATTCTGTCGGCGGACAGCGATTATGAAGTGATCCGCAGCCAGGGCCTGCCGCTGTATTCGATCCGAGGCGGCAAGGTGTTGATGAAGCGGCAGATGCCGGTGGTGGAGTTCGTCGAGGGTTGA
- a CDS encoding aromatic ring-hydroxylating oxygenase subunit alpha — MHSFQTRKQHSPVDAWDQQDPEQAFTLPSRYFYDDSLFRAERDNIFMKAWHVAGHVSEFAEPGQFVVTDLFDQSVVVAKNRQRQIYGFHNVCQHRGNRLLEERRGTTSGVVRCAYHSWCYEMDGSLRGAPRCERMKNFELAQFNIPQVRTEELGGFIYFNLDPNAPSLRDLFPGADEEMRRGFPDLTDMRLIEEQDVIVPANWKVIMDNSIEGYHFKLSGPCHIDLARLIDFKGYELIKRDNWWTYAAPANLSATEAYGVPLKSEPNPQECFFNIGMWPNNTFYTFPFSEFLGSFIMIPLDAERSLLRFGYYSSNPETAAVSTACMKWMNEDLGPEDIALNISVQKGLRSLGYDQGLYMIDAQRSNESEHLVHHFHRLVFNGIHGHTVD, encoded by the coding sequence ATGCACAGTTTCCAGACCCGCAAGCAGCACAGCCCGGTCGACGCCTGGGATCAGCAGGATCCGGAGCAGGCCTTCACCCTGCCCTCGCGCTATTTCTACGACGACAGCCTGTTTCGTGCCGAGCGCGACAACATTTTCATGAAGGCCTGGCATGTCGCCGGGCATGTCAGTGAGTTCGCCGAGCCGGGGCAGTTCGTGGTCACCGACCTGTTCGACCAGAGCGTGGTGGTGGCGAAGAATCGGCAGAGGCAGATCTACGGTTTTCACAACGTCTGCCAGCATCGCGGCAATCGCTTGCTCGAAGAGCGCCGAGGCACTACCAGCGGCGTGGTGCGCTGCGCCTATCACTCGTGGTGCTACGAGATGGACGGCAGCCTGCGCGGTGCGCCGCGTTGCGAACGGATGAAGAATTTCGAACTGGCGCAGTTCAACATTCCGCAGGTGCGCACCGAAGAACTCGGCGGCTTCATCTACTTCAACCTCGACCCGAATGCGCCGTCGCTGCGGGATCTGTTCCCCGGCGCGGACGAAGAAATGCGCCGGGGGTTTCCAGACCTGACCGACATGCGCCTGATCGAGGAACAGGACGTGATCGTGCCGGCCAACTGGAAGGTGATCATGGACAATTCCATCGAGGGCTATCACTTCAAGCTGTCCGGCCCGTGCCACATCGACCTCGCCCGACTGATCGACTTCAAGGGTTACGAGTTGATCAAACGCGACAACTGGTGGACCTATGCCGCACCGGCCAATCTGTCGGCGACCGAGGCTTATGGCGTGCCGCTGAAAAGCGAGCCGAATCCGCAGGAATGCTTTTTCAACATCGGCATGTGGCCGAACAACACCTTCTACACCTTCCCGTTCTCCGAGTTTCTCGGCTCGTTCATCATGATTCCGCTGGATGCCGAGCGTTCGCTGCTGCGCTTCGGTTACTACTCCAGCAACCCCGAGACCGCCGCCGTCAGCACGGCGTGCATGAAGTGGATGAACGAAGACCTCGGCCCCGAGGACATCGCCCTGAACATCTCGGTGCAAAAAGGCCTGCGCTCGCTCGGCTATGACCAGGGCCTCTACATGATCGACGCCCAGCGCAGCAACGAAAGCGAGCATCTGGTGCATCACTTTCATCGGCTGGTGTTCAACGGCATTCACGGCCACACCGTGGACTGA
- a CDS encoding FecR family protein — MMDTRDCACGQTTVRDDAARWFVRLQEPAVDAEQYRRFDAWLNEHPQHRDEFQLLQGLWTAADLLPAPRLKALCETPPARRERRPLLRYAVAASVVAVALGLGLFSGLNHPAGYSAEFATALGERRHVALPDGSVIDLNSRSRLQVRFEKDRRLIELTEGEAMFSVEHDTSRPFVVEAGSGKVTVTGTRFDVRRDVTQTRVAVEQGTVKVQGLHAPDNEFINLTAGLGTHIDAHGVVAQAYAVNPTELTAWRSGKLVFNNASLSEVVEEVSRYRDKPLTVANPTVANLRLTSVFKSDNTDALLKALPSILPVAVRTLADGSQEIISK, encoded by the coding sequence ATGATGGATACTCGTGATTGCGCGTGCGGGCAAACAACGGTGCGCGATGACGCGGCACGCTGGTTTGTGCGTTTGCAGGAACCAGCCGTCGATGCCGAACAATACCGGCGCTTCGACGCCTGGCTGAACGAACATCCGCAGCACCGTGACGAATTCCAGTTGCTGCAAGGCTTATGGACGGCGGCGGATCTGCTGCCGGCGCCACGGCTCAAGGCCCTGTGTGAAACCCCGCCAGCACGTCGCGAACGCCGTCCGCTGCTGCGTTATGCCGTGGCGGCCAGCGTGGTCGCGGTGGCGCTTGGGCTCGGTCTGTTCAGTGGCTTGAATCACCCGGCGGGTTACAGCGCCGAATTCGCCACGGCGCTGGGCGAGCGTCGCCATGTGGCATTGCCGGACGGCTCGGTGATCGATCTCAACAGCCGCAGCCGTTTGCAGGTGCGTTTCGAGAAGGATCGGCGACTGATCGAGTTGACCGAAGGCGAGGCGATGTTCAGCGTCGAGCACGATACCTCGCGGCCGTTCGTGGTCGAGGCCGGCAGCGGCAAGGTCACGGTCACCGGCACCCGCTTCGATGTGCGCCGCGACGTGACGCAAACCCGGGTCGCGGTGGAGCAGGGGACGGTCAAGGTGCAGGGGCTTCATGCGCCGGACAACGAGTTCATCAACCTGACCGCCGGCCTCGGCACTCATATCGATGCCCATGGCGTTGTGGCTCAGGCCTACGCGGTCAACCCGACGGAACTGACGGCGTGGCGCAGCGGCAAACTGGTGTTCAACAACGCCAGCCTCAGCGAAGTGGTTGAAGAGGTTTCCCGTTACCGCGACAAGCCGTTGACTGTCGCCAATCCGACGGTGGCCAATCTGCGCCTGACCAGCGTGTTCAAATCCGACAACACCGATGCCTTGCTCAAGGCCTTGCCGAGCATCCTTCCGGTGGCCGTGCGGACCCTCGCCGACGGCAGTCAGGAAATAATTTCAAAATAA
- a CDS encoding diaminopimelate epimerase, whose product MTQFYDARGNIYGVVSPRQVREAGIDLPASAQEAALSRALWSGQAIETFCQWPDAIRPAGAKHHRSDGLLIGPFQSSPPFDLLIVNTDGTLAERSGNGLTIFSQALLEQALMPKEGAPLQVHHDKQDAPSPVPTSVKPAEVAGVQGFWLDLGQPGFGPAAVGALGVEPVSFNCVEVNRIEPLAKLDPAWAHSQFVRIGNPHCVTLVSEEAALPSNEQMLESPLTDNLTAIAYATPVGAGQPCPAGVNLQWAMRAGDQRIVARVFERGEGPTESSGTSASAVASAAWRVGWVSSGEVQVVMPGGTAPILLEEQDGELIGVRLFGTAHQTKR is encoded by the coding sequence ATGACGCAGTTCTACGATGCACGGGGCAATATCTACGGCGTGGTTTCTCCGAGGCAAGTGCGTGAAGCGGGCATCGATCTGCCAGCCAGCGCGCAAGAGGCGGCGTTATCCAGAGCCCTCTGGAGCGGGCAGGCCATAGAGACTTTTTGCCAATGGCCTGATGCGATTCGTCCCGCTGGTGCCAAACATCATCGCAGCGATGGTTTGCTGATCGGCCCGTTTCAATCCTCGCCGCCGTTCGATCTGTTGATCGTTAACACCGACGGCACGCTGGCCGAGCGCAGCGGTAACGGCTTGACGATTTTCTCCCAGGCGCTGCTTGAACAAGCGCTGATGCCGAAAGAGGGCGCACCACTGCAGGTGCATCACGACAAACAGGATGCGCCGTCGCCCGTGCCGACTTCGGTCAAGCCGGCTGAGGTGGCGGGCGTGCAAGGCTTCTGGCTGGATCTCGGGCAACCCGGATTCGGTCCGGCAGCCGTCGGTGCGCTCGGCGTTGAACCCGTGTCTTTCAATTGTGTTGAGGTCAATCGCATCGAGCCACTGGCAAAACTCGATCCCGCCTGGGCGCACAGCCAGTTCGTGCGCATCGGCAATCCCCACTGCGTGACGCTGGTGTCGGAGGAAGCCGCATTACCGAGCAACGAGCAGATGCTTGAATCGCCACTGACGGACAATCTGACCGCAATCGCCTACGCCACACCCGTCGGCGCCGGCCAGCCGTGTCCGGCCGGGGTCAATCTGCAATGGGCGATGCGCGCAGGCGATCAACGCATCGTTGCGCGGGTGTTCGAGCGCGGTGAAGGGCCAACGGAGTCCTCCGGCACCAGCGCCAGTGCGGTAGCGAGTGCAGCATGGCGGGTGGGCTGGGTGTCGTCTGGAGAAGTGCAGGTGGTGATGCCGGGCGGGACTGCGCCGATTTTACTGGAGGAGCAGGACGGCGAACTGATCGGCGTGCGTCTGTTCGGCACTGCGCATCAGACAAAAAGGTGA
- a CDS encoding sigma-70 family RNA polymerase sigma factor, whose product MIPMLPRRPGFLEHYEELIGTWTRRLRNRSQAEDLAHDTFVRVLESDSSAVQQPRAYLHQTARNIAVDGYRREDRRGAMESEAIDLSESPTGDPEHYMHAIQLADSIERALTELPVNCRRIFVWQKIEGLTQAEIAERLGLSKNMVEKYMIRTLRHLRDRLDGAQS is encoded by the coding sequence ATGATCCCCATGCTGCCCCGCAGACCCGGCTTTCTCGAGCATTACGAAGAGTTGATCGGCACCTGGACCCGCCGCCTGCGCAATCGCTCGCAGGCCGAGGATCTGGCGCACGACACCTTTGTGCGGGTGCTCGAGTCCGATTCGTCGGCGGTGCAGCAACCCCGGGCGTATTTGCACCAGACGGCGCGCAACATCGCGGTGGACGGCTATCGGCGTGAGGACCGGCGGGGTGCCATGGAGTCGGAGGCGATCGATCTCAGTGAGTCGCCGACCGGTGACCCGGAGCATTACATGCATGCGATCCAGCTGGCCGATTCCATCGAGCGGGCGCTCACCGAATTGCCGGTCAACTGTCGGCGGATTTTCGTCTGGCAGAAGATCGAAGGCCTGACTCAGGCGGAAATCGCCGAACGCCTGGGCCTGTCCAAGAACATGGTGGAAAAGTATATGATCCGCACCCTGCGGCATCTGCGTGATCGCCTGGACGGGGCGCAATCATGA
- a CDS encoding MFS transporter yields MTSLTPKDTFVPGRLQQISTRIAFFIAGLGIAAWAPLVPYAKARAGLDEGTLGLLLLCLGVGSILAMPLAGILATRFGCRRVATGGTLLICAALPLLATVSSIPALIATLFMFGAGLGTVDSTVNLQAVIVERASGKNMMSGFHGLFSLGGIVGAAGVSALLGLGLSPLAAMLVVVVVLIAALFKAVPHMLPYGSESSGPAFAVPHGIVLFIGGMCFIVFLTEGAALDWSAVFLAQERGIDTAYAGLGYAAFALTMTAGRLTGDRIVRALGATRVILFGGLLAAAGLFLATFAPSWEAALVGYALVGAGCSNIVPVLYTAVGKQTVMPESIAVPAITTLGYAGILAGPAVIGFVAHASSLSFAFGLMAALLVAVAIGGKALKV; encoded by the coding sequence ATGACCAGCCTCACGCCCAAAGACACTTTCGTCCCCGGACGCCTGCAACAGATCTCCACGCGCATCGCCTTCTTCATCGCCGGGCTCGGCATCGCGGCGTGGGCGCCGCTGGTGCCGTATGCCAAGGCGCGGGCCGGGCTCGATGAAGGGACGCTGGGACTGTTGCTGCTGTGCCTGGGCGTGGGCTCGATTCTGGCGATGCCGCTGGCGGGGATTCTGGCCACGCGGTTCGGCTGTCGGCGCGTAGCCACCGGCGGCACTTTATTGATCTGCGCGGCATTGCCGTTGCTGGCAACGGTGTCGTCGATCCCGGCGTTGATCGCCACACTGTTCATGTTCGGCGCCGGGCTCGGCACGGTGGATTCGACGGTGAACCTGCAAGCAGTGATCGTCGAACGGGCCAGCGGCAAGAACATGATGTCGGGTTTTCACGGCCTGTTCAGCCTCGGCGGGATCGTCGGCGCGGCAGGCGTCAGCGCCCTGCTCGGCCTGGGGCTGTCGCCACTGGCGGCAATGCTGGTGGTGGTCGTGGTGCTGATCGCGGCGCTGTTCAAGGCTGTGCCGCACATGTTGCCTTACGGCAGTGAAAGCTCGGGCCCGGCGTTCGCAGTGCCCCACGGGATCGTGCTGTTCATCGGCGGGATGTGCTTCATCGTGTTCCTCACCGAAGGCGCAGCGCTGGACTGGAGCGCGGTGTTTCTGGCGCAGGAACGCGGGATCGATACGGCATATGCAGGCCTGGGTTACGCAGCGTTTGCGCTGACGATGACGGCGGGCCGTTTGACCGGTGACCGGATCGTTCGCGCACTGGGCGCAACGCGGGTCATTCTGTTCGGCGGTCTGCTGGCAGCGGCAGGGTTGTTTCTGGCGACGTTCGCGCCGAGCTGGGAAGCCGCACTGGTCGGTTATGCACTGGTCGGCGCCGGCTGCTCGAACATTGTGCCGGTGCTGTACACGGCGGTCGGCAAGCAGACGGTGATGCCGGAAAGCATCGCGGTACCGGCGATCACGACGCTGGGTTATGCAGGCATTCTGGCGGGGCCGGCGGTGATCGGGTTTGTCGCCCATGCCAGCAGCCTGAGTTTCGCCTTCGGATTGATGGCAGCGCTGCTGGTAGCGGTGGCGATTGGCGGGAAAGCGCTGAAGGTCTGA
- a CDS encoding trypsin-like serine peptidase, translated as MKSPIVNQSIALMLLIALSGCTTLDGAATQDWGEGAANLSPAELLNNAAGRYDHWQAIARVQVEGGSVCSGSLIDTRGANDDRSGPAYILTSGHCAKGDANRYIENAPASGLVTFNFFQDTQSQQKRYPIIGIEWSTMRGLDIAILRLDRTLNQLMTDGITPLKVASQPLAVDSDVLVVGAPMDGHVQRAACPQEHSADVFEAGWAWPGQFSNRCREVRPGISGSPVLNRYSNEIVAIVGTTTQGSGLSRCSRNAPCEVNKGESIKIPETNYATGAAHLNQCFTATHFNPKNSACPLGRATNFDPVFGDVYMRLIRGANGEFIPLQWKQSFTSDQPFYRVKFVRTLADCALDVGYGAVHPSHGDGSDSSSQELREGPGLYFMCVVGQPHNAGPSQRWDGRNARIYYRWALAEPVKTPPAYSAFESAKDEFTVQPFGITPDLDVSRYLYKSGVPEELDCQDDEGYKLVRPPLLDFQVSVADGKKKVCLKSTDMAGNPSPIADFTVPTSGQ; from the coding sequence GTGAAATCTCCCATCGTGAATCAGTCCATTGCCTTGATGCTCCTCATCGCCCTGAGCGGTTGCACCACGCTCGACGGTGCGGCCACTCAGGATTGGGGAGAAGGTGCAGCCAACCTCTCCCCTGCCGAACTTCTGAACAACGCAGCCGGGCGCTACGATCACTGGCAAGCCATTGCTCGCGTCCAGGTTGAAGGCGGTTCTGTCTGCTCGGGCAGCCTGATCGATACCCGAGGCGCAAACGATGACCGCAGCGGCCCGGCCTACATCCTGACGTCAGGACATTGCGCAAAAGGTGACGCTAACCGGTACATCGAAAACGCCCCGGCGTCCGGTCTCGTTACCTTCAACTTTTTCCAGGACACCCAGTCCCAACAAAAGCGCTACCCGATCATTGGAATCGAGTGGAGCACCATGCGAGGTCTCGACATTGCGATTCTCAGGCTTGATCGCACACTCAACCAATTGATGACCGATGGCATCACGCCGCTCAAAGTGGCGTCGCAACCACTGGCTGTCGACAGTGATGTGTTGGTGGTTGGCGCACCGATGGATGGCCATGTGCAACGCGCCGCCTGCCCTCAGGAACACAGTGCGGATGTTTTCGAAGCGGGTTGGGCATGGCCCGGACAATTCAGCAACCGTTGCCGGGAGGTACGGCCCGGCATTTCGGGTTCACCTGTCTTGAATCGGTACAGCAATGAAATCGTGGCGATCGTCGGCACCACAACGCAAGGCAGCGGGCTCTCACGTTGCTCTCGCAACGCCCCGTGCGAAGTCAACAAAGGGGAATCGATAAAAATACCGGAGACCAACTACGCCACCGGAGCAGCGCATCTGAACCAGTGTTTTACAGCCACTCATTTCAACCCGAAAAACTCTGCGTGCCCACTGGGCCGCGCGACAAATTTCGATCCCGTATTTGGTGACGTCTATATGAGGTTGATCCGTGGCGCGAATGGGGAATTCATCCCTTTGCAATGGAAGCAATCGTTCACCAGCGATCAACCGTTCTATCGGGTCAAGTTCGTAAGAACACTGGCGGATTGCGCACTTGATGTCGGTTATGGCGCTGTACATCCGAGTCATGGAGACGGATCAGACAGCTCAAGTCAGGAACTGCGTGAGGGGCCGGGTCTGTATTTCATGTGTGTGGTGGGGCAGCCACACAATGCAGGCCCTTCGCAGAGATGGGACGGCCGCAATGCAAGAATCTATTACCGCTGGGCTCTGGCAGAACCCGTCAAGACGCCGCCTGCCTACAGTGCATTTGAAAGTGCAAAGGATGAGTTCACCGTACAACCGTTCGGGATAACGCCGGATCTGGACGTCAGTCGCTACCTATACAAAAGTGGAGTACCCGAAGAGCTCGACTGCCAAGACGATGAAGGTTACAAGTTGGTCAGACCGCCGTTGCTGGACTTTCAGGTTTCGGTGGCGGATGGAAAGAAAAAAGTCTGCCTGAAGAGTACGGACATGGCGGGGAATCCATCTCCGATCGCGGACTTCACCGTGCCCACATCTGGCCAGTGA
- a CDS encoding TonB-dependent siderophore receptor, with translation MKNTTANNKKSPWLPLALALAVNAAMPMAFAADAIHIRAQPLGQALSELGQQTSLQVFFSPDLVAGKQAPAVDGNLSPEDALRQLLQGSGLEYQINEGSVTLSPAPTAAANGPLELGVTDIKVVGDWLGDADAAVVQNHPGARTVIRREAMVEQGAMNVSDVLKRVPGVQVQDSNGTGGSDISLNVGVRGLTSRLSPRSTVLIDGVPAAFAPYGQPQLSMAPISSGNLDSIDVVRGAGSVRYGPQNVGGVINFVTRAIPEKATGEIGTTLETTRYGGWKHIDTAFLGGTADNGMGVALLYSGVNGNGYRERNNGNDIDDVLLKTHWAPTDQDDFSLNFHYYDASADMPGGLTQKQYDDKPYDSVRDYDNFSGRRKDVSFKWIRQIDERTQAEVLTYYTDSFRGSTIAARDQKTLSSYPRSYYTLGIEPRVSRVFDVGPTTQEVSVGYRYLKEAMHEQSSRLALVNNEPVVTKSSDGHVFQDRTGGTEANSVYVDNKIDVGNWTITPGIRFEHINTDWHDRAVLDTAGKRVPEKNRSIESNEPLPALSVMYHLSDAWKLFANYETSFGSLQYFQLGQGGSGDQTANGLEPEKAKTYEIGTRYNDDVWGGEVTLFYIDFDDELQYISNDIGWTNLGATKHQGIEASVHYDMAALDPRLDGLTANAGFTYTRATYEGEIPGFKGRDLPFYSRQVATVGLRYDINRWTYNIDGFAQSKQRSPGTGVNADGSFSNNYITEGTADGQYGDIPGYVTWNVRGGYDFGAQLSNLKLGAGVKNIFDKQYFTRSSDNNSGMYVGAPRTFFVQASVGF, from the coding sequence GTGAAAAACACCACTGCCAACAACAAAAAATCCCCCTGGTTGCCGCTGGCGCTCGCGCTGGCGGTCAATGCTGCGATGCCGATGGCATTTGCGGCCGACGCCATTCATATCCGCGCGCAGCCACTGGGTCAGGCGCTGAGCGAACTGGGTCAGCAAACCTCGCTGCAGGTGTTTTTCAGCCCGGATCTGGTTGCCGGCAAACAGGCCCCGGCTGTCGATGGCAATCTTTCGCCGGAAGACGCGCTGCGCCAATTGCTGCAAGGCAGCGGTCTGGAATATCAGATCAATGAAGGTTCGGTGACCCTGTCGCCAGCACCGACTGCAGCCGCCAACGGCCCGCTGGAACTGGGCGTGACCGACATCAAAGTGGTCGGTGACTGGCTCGGCGACGCCGATGCCGCCGTGGTACAGAACCACCCGGGCGCGCGCACGGTGATCCGCCGCGAGGCCATGGTCGAGCAGGGCGCAATGAACGTCAGCGACGTCCTCAAGCGTGTACCGGGCGTGCAGGTGCAGGACTCCAACGGCACCGGCGGCAGCGATATTTCGCTGAACGTGGGCGTGCGTGGCCTGACTTCGCGTCTGTCGCCGCGCTCCACCGTGCTGATCGACGGCGTGCCGGCGGCGTTCGCGCCGTACGGTCAGCCACAACTGTCGATGGCGCCGATTTCCTCCGGCAACCTTGACAGCATCGACGTCGTGCGTGGCGCCGGCTCCGTGCGTTATGGGCCACAGAACGTCGGCGGCGTGATCAACTTCGTGACCCGTGCCATCCCGGAAAAAGCCACCGGTGAAATCGGCACCACGCTGGAAACCACCCGCTACGGCGGCTGGAAACACATCGACACCGCATTCCTCGGCGGCACGGCCGACAACGGCATGGGCGTGGCGCTGTTGTATTCCGGGGTCAACGGCAACGGTTATCGCGAGCGCAACAACGGCAACGACATCGACGACGTGCTCCTCAAGACCCACTGGGCACCGACCGATCAGGACGATTTCAGCCTCAACTTCCACTACTACGACGCCAGCGCCGACATGCCCGGCGGCCTGACGCAGAAGCAGTACGACGACAAGCCGTATGACTCGGTGCGCGACTACGACAACTTCAGCGGCCGCCGCAAGGACGTGTCGTTCAAGTGGATCCGCCAGATCGACGAGCGCACCCAGGCGGAAGTGCTGACCTATTACACCGACAGCTTCCGTGGCAGCACCATCGCCGCCCGCGACCAGAAAACCCTGAGCTCGTACCCGCGTTCCTACTACACGCTGGGCATCGAGCCACGCGTCTCCCGGGTATTCGATGTCGGCCCGACCACTCAGGAAGTCAGCGTCGGTTATCGCTACCTGAAAGAGGCGATGCACGAGCAGTCGAGCCGTCTGGCGCTGGTCAACAATGAGCCGGTAGTGACCAAGTCGTCCGACGGCCATGTGTTCCAGGATCGCACCGGCGGCACCGAGGCCAATTCGGTTTACGTCGACAACAAGATCGACGTCGGCAACTGGACCATCACCCCGGGCATTCGCTTCGAGCACATCAACACCGACTGGCACGACCGCGCCGTGCTCGACACTGCTGGCAAGCGCGTACCGGAGAAAAACCGCAGCATCGAGAGCAACGAACCGCTGCCGGCACTGAGCGTGATGTATCACCTGTCGGATGCATGGAAGCTGTTTGCCAACTACGAAACCTCGTTCGGCAGCCTGCAGTATTTCCAGCTCGGCCAGGGCGGTTCGGGTGATCAGACCGCCAATGGTCTGGAGCCTGAGAAAGCCAAGACCTACGAGATCGGTACTCGCTACAACGATGATGTTTGGGGCGGTGAAGTGACGCTGTTCTACATCGACTTCGATGACGAACTGCAATACATCAGCAACGACATAGGCTGGACCAACCTCGGCGCTACCAAGCACCAGGGCATCGAGGCGTCGGTACACTACGACATGGCTGCGCTGGATCCGCGTCTCGATGGCCTGACTGCCAACGCCGGTTTCACTTACACCCGCGCGACCTATGAAGGCGAGATCCCGGGCTTCAAGGGCCGCGACCTGCCGTTCTACTCGCGTCAGGTGGCGACTGTCGGCCTGCGTTACGACATCAACCGCTGGACCTACAACATCGACGGGTTCGCCCAGTCCAAACAGCGCTCGCCGGGTACCGGCGTGAATGCCGACGGCAGCTTCAGCAACAACTACATCACCGAAGGCACGGCGGACGGGCAGTACGGCGACATCCCGGGTTACGTGACCTGGAACGTGCGTGGCGGCTATGACTTCGGTGCGCAGCTGTCGAACCTGAAGCTCGGCGCCGGGGTGAAAAATATCTTCGACAAGCAGTACTTCACCCGCTCCAGCGACAACAACTCCGGGATGTATGTCGGCGCGCCGCGTACGTTCTTCGTGCAGGCCAGCGTCGGGTTCTGA